cagggtacaggcattcactcttccagttcgcacgtgttcacactattaacccaaaactttgacgagatttttgaaatccaaagaggttcaaaaccatataacagagggttcaaaaccttataacagagggttcaaaacctagtaatcaatcatcctagaatagatgattaattttcaaagcggattcggaaccgaagttctcgttgtggttatcacctaaggataggtgatgtgcatgttttaaactctaaacacaagataacttgtgttagggtcctagaaagttatatctaggtcaaagcattactaataacctaattccccataaccaatggctctgataccaactcttctgtcacaccccggccgcgtataacatgcaaccgcggcggaaacgccggggagtgttgtggacagaactaaatgttatacaaccatggaatattaaagttacattttatttattaaacaagggtagtacattgtattaaataagaaaacaaagagtttataacatagttaactaagtctatcttcagttttaatctctaaggcacaggtcctccctagtatcgtgatcaacatcctatggaacagctcctgaaaacacatgtgaaagtaggtacgtcagcataaaaatgcctgtgagatacataggttttgtgaaaatgggattcatgacttgagtttaaagaaatgttttaataacagtcagtcatgaaccttgtaatttgtcttgctttgtaaaccatttgaaaaacgataacataagatgatatgtatagataagtgtaagatTAAACTAGTAACCAAGTAaagtgagttgaataagataagttgtttgtgaaaataatgtcttgtgaagaatatgttatttgtgtaatatgtattgtgtctaaactgaaatgacttggataacactacgatatgtaatactatacaagcatttatatataggaagtaccagcggcgtatccaccatgtttgtatcatattacatacggcacgttactccaaccatttacccaaaccaatccaccatgtaaattgttcatgtataaaccaaatgtcaagtgttattgtgtaaaccatgtcaaatgtttatgttccatgtaaaccaccaaatgtgtatgtcaatgtcaacgtgtttatgttcaatgtaaatcatgaaatgtgcatcccaaatgtatcatgtatggtaagcgaaatgtatcaacttaaaccatatgtaaaatgcacaaaacaagttgttgaagtaacacgtggtttaaatcaacgttatgttctgtggaaaaatgcatgctctattgatactaacatttatgcggtattgtaaactatgcatacatccaagccttgagactgcggcgataaacccttaaacaaattaaaggtttatctaagttatgtatatcgaattcggtcactccttccagtcctatcaaacccaggacttcaggaatgggagttgtcaattcctatggtaccactacctactaaggaacggcgtagctaatgttaatgaatgtattgtcccatgttaaacaaaccaaatgtcataacaaaatgaaggcatgtgatgtaaacaattgtactaatatgctaagtaaacatacgaagtagaaatgttcatgtaaatcaatgtgcccatgtgctgagtaaacatatgcagcagaaatgttcatgtaaatcaatgtgcccatatgctgagtgaacatatgcagcagaaatgttcatgtaaatcaatgtgtccatatgctgagtaaacatatgcaacagaaatgttcatgtaaatcaatgtgtccatatgctgagtaaacatatgcaacagaaatgtaatgtaaatcaatgtactaagtacgcacacaatgggcatacatagcataaaatgtaatgaaatcatgtactataatgtactaacaacatagcaggtatatgatgtgaaaacatggaaagcatgaaagtaacagataggcacatgtgtttcaccccaaaacagtttggaaaacagtaaaagatggggttctatgtactcacctgagattgctttgacttccttgtaatataactagataatgctaaagatcacgggatatcaaatgacacctaataggtagctatgttaatataccagaccaaatcggaaggatcggatagtatgcgggttcgtaaaccaaacgagtatggagactcgtgtaatatggtttaacaaagcctacatactaaaatgaaacttaacctaagtgcttacggtccattacgacttgtttaggtagcttaggctaccctaacgcgtcgttcgcgtagaacgcgtctggaacacCTAACATcctgaccacaaggtataacctcggaaggttatagttatggtcacctaatgtgtttggtcggatcctaatgatttaccaaataggtcgggttcgaaagtataagcgatggtttagatcgcttaccttacgaccctatataagcactaaactaaaagtgacgagctaagcatgttagaacatgcttaactaagtttgaaaacaggtttgacatcaaaacaaacggctttgatgcccacgagtagtttggttataaaatatGCAAgaaatgcacattttggccgaaactacgactcgtcattgagcctagataacgtggtgatcagtaggtatagtcactacggactataaccatcgtgaccACGCTCACGTTATggagttctaatgaacttcgcatcgaccataaactggtcaatgcagaaagtcaacaaaacgtcgactttcggactcgaaaagcgaataaaagaacgaaggaagacttacggagggtccccgagtgctaatctagatcaaatagctcaggtatgaaacaatggttccaacttagagccttaagatctgattttgtgggtttttacacaaaagggggggggtatttataggaaaagtggaaccgttaggatcgttttatcgaatatcgtgccacgatcttgtgcgtacatgtgttacctagctagattcactgaatatggcccttggcctttcattgggtgaaaaggcaatcggacctttcgcgatctgaagagccaatcagcattaaatgtgggctctgctgtactggggaccccatacggaccgtatgggctttggcttacggtccgtaagcccctagtttggcaaatttaccattttagtccctgcagcaccaaaacttggtttttgatgcgtttttggtacttttaagccccgttaaccccatttcaaagctctaaaatgaagttaaagtataggggacctaaaatgtgctcaaaaatatgtcggatgtcggttcgtttggccgtacggtcgcgatgttcggttaattacgacggaatgcgcataagcgcgaaagacgatccaaattgcgcgacgaatggatttttcgcattccaaacactaaggcataatactaggatgcttacataaatttttggatgtccggatgtattcagaacgtaagttatgcgcgaaagtgcaaacttgtgcactttttgacacttttagcccctgaatgatccaaaagtttgttttagcataccaaacccctcaaagcctatttctaagctatgtaaaggatatttatggtatgtttaacttatggacatgttccggaattttcgttacagtttaaattggtatactttcgcagtttgtcaagtttagtccctgtaagcgaattaacttgtttttgccataccaaagccttcaaaacttatttctaagttatgtaaaggttatttaaggtacgttgagtatatgttgatgttccggagtatttgtcgcattaaactgagtacgttttagcaccagttagcgtataattcttcagaaagcgatgtagagtttgaaattgagcaaaagtcaaaacatgaaaaatgtaaaacacaaccaaacaaacattgggataaaataacattgttttattgataattgaactgttcacaatgattacaagcacaaatgttacatgtatattgaacatcaaatgtatttttaaatcaacaagtggttcatcacagAGAAAGTGATTTGAGAGagagtcagtgttggtgcatacaaattgttaaatttagaaaatttacttTTGGACTAAGAATGTGCAGaaatagccaggtttcgatcttggacCCGAAGATAAAAAGCCAGGTTAATTCAATCCTGAGATCTAAGCTGAATGATAGTcaggttacgatacctgaggactctgattgaaggaagccaggttgatcgatcctgaagAGTCTGTGAACAGAGCTAGTGCTAGGTTTCGATTCTGTGGACAAAGTTAAAGCCAGGCAACAGTCTTGGActtgtgaaagccagacaacgatcctgtatcagatgttgctgaagaacaaagaaatgccagcaaatcAAGAGGGGGAGTTTGAAGATTTTCAAGAAGATATGGTTAAATGAAGAATttgttgatgaagatagagagagagaagcctagagaatgatcaagactgaagaagtgaagacatgatattgtcaaagactcgatggacgactcgtcaacatctgagggggagtctgttggtgcactacatctgtcgacttcgtcttggattgAGTCTtacattgcattgtatagattagggcatgttttacgagaaaataagAGAATGTATGTATTTTAGGAGCTTATTTCGCTTATAGGGTCAAATAGttgctgatttcgcttatttggacaaagCTGATTTCGATCTTATGGACAGGtgtcccttggagcgaaatctcagcACTATATATATGTatcatgagcgaaatcaagaaGAACGGTTGTACGATTtccgtaccgaagtgctgccggtgtgaagacttcTTGTAATTGCGTTCAAATCAGTaaaatcagtagttaaagtgaagaatcagtcgtttctagctttgtttcttgttattccgcacctgaaacagagtagagcttctctgaacgactcattcgggtcagatcgcgaTCCTACAGGATCCTCCTACATAAGTTCCTGTTCCCGAAAATGTCCAACAAGACTTGTGCAATGAAGAAattcactttcggttgagatatgATTTAATTGAACTTGTAGATTCTTTAGGTTTGGAATTTCCGGATTCGGATGAAGAGTATGTTTTCTTTatatatctttttatttttatatatttattgttAAGTTGTAATCTAAAATATTTCtagaaatattgttttttattttaatgaaatttataatttataattttattgttaatttataatttaaaaataaaaaaaccatcaTTAGTGATGGGCATTTCACTAAAATCCATCATTAGTGATGGAATGAAACTCGATAACGTGGCGAAACTTAATTATATGTTGTGAGTAATGGAATTTCATCACTAGTGGAGTGCCATACCCCTTATAGAGAATCACTTCGCATCCTTATGAAAATATTGTTTTTATCAACTACAAATTAGGTTTCACTTTCCAGCTAGTGTTCATCTCAGTACACTTACCGTTCCATccttttgaaaatattgtttttatCAACTACAAATTAGGGGTGtttaaaaaactcgtggctcgcagctcgctcaaaacacgctcgaagaacgttcggctcgaaattggctcggttgttaacgagccagctcggctcggctcgtgagctgcCTCGATAAGgtttgcatccttcatttttttgtcccacatcgcttagaaaacaaaaactaagggagtatttcccttataaaagaaggtaaagagaatgtacaaagtgaattaactatttatacttgcatatttagccatatggttaaattaaatgacaattatggcccttagtctatgaagaaattcattttcaAGGggtttttaagtagtaaattttgcccttttttgttagttcgagctcaagccgagccgagctaggtcgaattctaatcgagtcgagctcgagcctcaatcttagctcgatttgaaattcgagctcgagccgagccagctcgaatcaagttcgagccgagctcgagctgggtctagctcggctcgactcgtttacagccctactacAAATTAGGTTTCACTTTCCAGCTAGTGTTCTTCTGAGTAAACTTTCCCTATTAGcacaaatattgtttttattagcTACAAATTAGGTTTCACTTTCCAGCTAGTGTTCTTCTCAGTAGACTTACCATTTTAGCACAAAATTTCCCACCTATTTTTCACACGGATTGGATTTAATTGGCCAATTATTTTGCTCACCAACACCAATGACGATAATATAGTTGTATGGATTCACAAATACTTTATCGAGAGAAACTAAAAAAGAGATATCAAAGTCATTTTGATAATTCAAGAATGTTATTACTTGAATTCGAAGTTCATAGTTACTTCGACTGGATGAATCGTAACAATGGAATAATTAAGTCATAGTTCATTGGTTGAATGTATCATTAACCATTTTTTTTTGGTACGAGGAACTTATCATGAATCCACTGATTTCTGCCGCTTCCTATTCCGCCCTAAATCTGTCCAGCCTTGAACTTCTCCATTACAAAGTGACGCTCAATTTGTTTTAAGCAGTTAAGCTAAACATAACTATGGTTGATTGAACCGCTTAATTACCAATCAGTCTGGTTGAACCGACAAACACGACGTGGACGAGATGGTTGGACCGATTCCGAAATAATTTTACCTCTCCTTTTTTAAAATCACATGCATTATTCATTTACTAAACCATACCCCATACTTTACTATTCCATTATTAATAACGGTATTTAAAACAAGGGTCTACCGATAGACCAGTACAACTTCAACTGCCCGTTAGACGCTCCAAGAGTTATCAAAGCATTGCTATAGAAAACGTGTTAAATAAAGTTGTGTGATGTGGAGTCTCAGTCATGTTGGTGCAGTTGTATCTTTACAAATATACTACACCCCTCCTAGAATTTAATGGGTTAGCAAATTTCTTTTAACCTCTGTCAACGGTTAGACTTGAACCGAAGACCTCCCAAACGTCTCTTGGACTTGAAGCCAAAACCTTTCAAACCCAGGTatttaaaggctttgcctttgccaataAACCACCACCCATTGGTATTAAAAACTTGGTTTCTAACTAAGAGAAAATTAAGATAAAACAGTTTTCTTGGTGACCTAATTAATATTAAAACATATTTCGATTATATAACCATATTAcaatttttctttatttttatacgctagaaaattaaaaaaaaaggtttaTGCTAGTTAACAGACCGAAACCATAGATCCGGGCATCTGTCCATACATTGCCTGTTGTACGGCAAATTGTATGATCCGCAAAACAGCCTTAATACACATAGTCATCTTCAGAGAACCAAGTGTTACCTCTATACTTCGCTTCGCCATTCATATCGAACTGCAAACCCAAACAGGAAACACATAAATATATATCGGATCTTGAAAAAAAAGAAACATTATATGCTGGTAATGGAAGATGAAATTTTTGGCAATGGATTGTTTAGGAATAAGACTAATACTTCTAGGCGCTTTTTGCAACTCGTACATATGTAGATAGTTCGCTATGCCTAGGAGCGAACTAATGGCAAGTATGACATGTCTCTTTAGAGTTTAAGAGCCCGCTGGTGTGACAAGTGAACCCCACAGAGCTTGCTGGCATGCCAAGCAAACTCCATAAAATGCTCTTGTCAGACAAGTGAACTCGAACAAGGACCCTGCCATGCTGGTACTCCAAGTTCGCTAGTCAAGGGAGCGAACTTTTAAGAAAATAGTTAAACTTGCCATGATTTAGCTCCCAAGGATAGTGAACTGCCTAAAAGTATAACAAGTACCAAATTCACCGTAAAGTACCAATCCCGTTCCTAAACAACCtatttttcaaataaaaaaaaaacaaaaatcgaTGAAAAAAAGATGAAAAAAGGTGCTGAAACATATCCATATATGTGCATACATGTTGTATAGTTTCTTGAGGTAGGCTTTCTTGCACGTAGCCGTATCCAGAAAAAGCATCCGGCCCGAATTCTCGAACGTATTTATCAGCAGAGACGACAATGTCATCTTGCGTGGGGTCCGTGAACAAGTCCTTTTTACTCGGAACATAGAACACGTTAATAGTGCGGTTTCCTACATAGAAAGGTCGAATATAGTGCTGATATACATATGCAGCACCGCTAAACTGTGGTATTACCAACCAGCATGTGATAATAAGCTTCGCATATGACCAAAATGGAATCCTGTCAATAGCTCATGTCAACATAGATTCAAACCCATAATCAAACAATTACCACACAAATTATATGTTACCATTCAATAAGAGCGGCAAAGGTGAGCTCGAAAAGCGTAATCATGGAATACAACACCCAATATGTAAGCCATTGCTGATCATCAGCAACATTTTTGGTCTCGATCGCTCGGATTGACGCGTATCTGATAATAAACACAACCAAGCCACTtaaaactgaaaataaaaaacGGTGGAAACCGGCATACGCTTGCCTTTTGTCAACCGGCTGACATGAACACATGTTGATCAAAATATGATTAAAAGTAAAGGAAagattacaagttttgtcctttaaatTTATACCACTTTTCATGCGGTGTCCTtcttaacgaatgttgacaggcggtgtcttttactaggtattttgttgcaactttagtcctttacacccaacccagttaaaaaaccctgttaattgttgacagacggtgtcctttaatttactaggtattttgttgcaagtttagtcctttacacccaacaattaacagggttttttaactgagttgggtgtaaaggactaaacttgcaactaaatacctagtaaaggacaccgcctgtcaacattcgttaaaaaggacaccgtcTGAAAAGTgctataaagataaaggacaataaTTTTTCCTAAAGTAATAAGCACGATAAGTGGAGAACTTACAGAGGGTAAGCCAAACTAATTACAGGCCTGCAAATTTCAATAACATATAAACAAAATCAGTTTAGTTTTTGAAGCCCGGGTTTTAGCAGGGTCAACCTCTTTTACATTACAATCATCcaaatttaatttatttttaacagCAAATACTTTTACACCTAACTTTGTATTTTCAAGAATTTAAGATATAATACTTTTGTGAGGGGCAAAAGTAACTATCATTAGAACACTAGATCATAGGTATTCAAATTTAGTTATACGTAAATATATTATATAGAGAGTGTGTACCCTGCAAGAACATCAATGTTTTGAGCCATAAGTAGTAACAAATCTCCAGCTGCAACTCCAGACCTGCCCATTTGTAATATAATTAAAGTTAGTCGAGTATTTTGGAGTTCAGTTCCATGGTGTTTTTGTATAAATGTGAAAGAGATCGATGAGGTTGAGTCGGCGGAAGAGAGGAGAGGGTGACAGGTGTTGATTATTCATCACAAACTTAATTGTCCTTCGTGAAGAGTCATAGGATATATGAAACTTGTTTTTCCAAGGTATGTTActaaaatgaaaatataatatacTTTTTTAAGGAACCAACAGAATATATTTATAGAGCCAACAAGAAAATCAACaagtaattttattttattatattataattataataatatattactataataataataattattgctatttttttttattttctcagttggataagcttggtgtcaaccaacactggtatcgaaaatacaggTACGGTACGTTCATTATTGGTATATAAAGGTCAAAATCGGCACCAGCCTGATACAggaaacgccaaaagtcggtactggattgagtttgaaaatcttttagttcgggaaattcggtactgctacatggtaccatttgctcatccctgatcacggttgCCGTACAAACAAAAACGGCATCGTACAACTTTTTCttattgattttcttcaacttttaatgatttcttttttttagtttcagtgGTAGCGATAAGCTCGGTGgcaaccgataccgaaaatacgGGTTACGGTACCGAcatatgaaggtaaaaatcggtagCGAACCGGTATTAGGaatgccaaaagtcggtaccgaattggtacttaggaTCCTTTGGtttgggaaattcggtaccggtacccagtattatttgctcatctctgaccactgGTTTTATACGAACAACATAAttaacatacaacttttttggttgattttctttcgattattttttaccgttttttacatttttctttttattcttgttagtGGTTCCGCATGCAACgtgctcgtagtgatttcaaaaacacatgtaaacacagactaaataacaaaagaagttcgccgcaacgcggctaGGGTGATAAACCTACTTACAAGAAAAGGCAAAGgaacaaaacaaacaacaaaaaaaaaagaattggaGTTATATAATGTCCGCTACATCAAAATTAACGGTTCTCCCATGTTAGAGAAGTGGTCATTGCTCTATTGCACACCCAAATATACGCATCTTCCTTAATTAGTTCCATATTCTTTTGAACCGGAATGAACGTATGAACGTATCTTCAAACACTTTCAAATTTCGGGCGTGCCAAATTCTCCAAACGGTTGCCGTTGCTATAGTGTATTCAAGTTTTCTCCATATCTTTCCACCGGGCAGCTTGTTAAAGCCTCCAAAATGTCCTAAAAAAGAGATCAAATTTGCTGGAGGTTTTAGTTTCATACACACGAAAGTGTTCCACCACAAACTCCTACTCCATAAACAATTAACGAAAATGTGATTTGCATCTTCTTCACATATTCCACATCGAGGGCAATACGTATCTGGTAGGTTCACTCCGCGGGCTACGAGATTCATTTTGGATGCCTCCTTCCCCATAATTGCACGCCACACCACTAGATTGCATTCAGGCGGTGCCCCAGCATTCCAATGAAATTTCCACAACTCTCACCCAGCTGCACTTAGCTCCATTCGGATGCTTTTAACTGAGAATTTTTCTCCAAAACGATTATCCCAGCTCCATTCATCCTTTCCTCCATTCAAGCCGTAGTTTTGAAGTTTTCTCATAAGCTCTCTCAAGTGGTCCCATTTGCTTCTAGATGTTGGCACTTTGATCCATTCACAACCCCACTCAATAATCGGCCTAGTACCCACCATAAAGAGGCAATATGTCCATCTTTATTTTTTTGCAATCTGAAACAAGTCTAGGTAGACATCGTTTAGCGGTTGTTGTTCCAGCCAAACGTCTTTCCAAAATCGTCTCTTACTTCCATCTCTCACTTTGACTTTAACTTTTTTCTTGGATACTCACCTTGTATTTCAGCAACTCTCCTTCCATATCTCCAATATCTTTCCATGTTCCAGCGATTGTCTTTTTATAGGAATCAGATTGTTCTCATTTTTTATTTAATCGATTGTAGACACAACCTTGGACGATAATTGCTTCGGGTTGTCTCTAAACCGCCACCACCATTTCGACAACATAGCGAGATTGAATTCTTTTATTCCACCTAGACGGCCTCCCATTTTCTCGGTCTTGTAATTAAATTCAGCGAACCCATCTTATGTTTTGCAAGAGCCGCTTTTACACATATGAAGTCTCTTCTTAATTTTTCAAGTTTGTTTATTATCGCTTTAGGGGCAAAATAAAAAGCGATAAGTAATATGATGGGGGACTCCCCAATACTACATTTGCCAATGTTACTATTCTGGCGAAAGAAAGATGTCTTGCTTTCCATTTAAAAAGCTTTTTGTTGAATCTATGAATAACCAGCTGCCAAAATCTAGTCCATTTCATGTTTACTCCGATTGGAATTCCAAGATACATGAATGGAAACGAACCTGCCTCGCGCTTCAAAATCCGAGAAAATCAATTCCAAGATACACGATGGTTAACTTTTATACCCGTCACAAGATTTAGCCATCTAAGGAAGCGATTGAGGCTTACAATGTTGTGTTCCGTTCATTCACCAATGAACAAAACATCACCTCCATAACATAACTAGGAGAGCGTTGGTATGTCATTTGGTAATTTAGTACCGTATATTATactagtataatataatataatataagatATATATAATCCTAGGTACGGACGTAGGTGTAAGGCGAAGATTTTTCCTTTCCGTACGTATCTAAAGGCATTTTTTTGTTCCACCGGACATTTTGGTTTCTTCACCGGCCAGTTGAGTTCCTCGCCGCCTACGGCCACCATCTTCTCTTCTTTTGTAGGTACAATTCCGGCAAGGTATCTTCTCAAACTATCACCAGCTCATTTCTCCCTTTCCCTTCGTTTTTTTCGGTGATATTGCGCCGGGAAAAAGGTATAAATCCGAAACAGTTCACTTCTACCATCCGCCCTGCTCCATAATCGACGAGTTTTTGGTGCCAAATTTGTTTTAGGGTTCAGATCTCCTGTCATAGAGGATAGTTGTGAAGAGATTTAGGTGAGTTAGGCATTTATCCGATGACGTTTACTGGCTTGTAAAGAGATTCTGATGAGTTTTGCAT
This genomic stretch from Helianthus annuus cultivar XRQ/B chromosome 8, HanXRQr2.0-SUNRISE, whole genome shotgun sequence harbors:
- the LOC110873809 gene encoding HVA22-like protein a, whose product is MGRSGVAAGDLLLLMAQNIDVLAGPVISLAYPLYASIRAIETKNVADDQQWLTYWVLYSMITLFELTFAALIEWIPFWSYAKLIITCWLVIPQFSGAAYVYQHYIRPFYVGNRTINVFYVPSKKDLFTDPTQDDIVVSADKYVREFGPDAFSGYGYVQESLPQETIQHFDMNGEAKYRGNTWFSEDDYVY